A region from the Bacteroidota bacterium genome encodes:
- a CDS encoding peptidylprolyl isomerase produces the protein MKKLIVLTGVVFLTCFSLFVIAQEKDPVLMTIGDKKVNFSEFMNVYNKNSNRQIPGDEKSLEEYLELFVNFKLKVKEAESLGLDTTSAFINELAGYRKQLSQPYLTDNAVNDNLLSEAYERHKIEISASHILVNVSETALPKDTLAAYMKIIKTRERILKGEDFGELAKRVSEDPSAKENSGNLGYFTAMQMVYPFETAAFITAVGEVSMPVRTRFGYHLVKVLDKRTARGQILVAHIMVENPKEGSGQDPEAAKSKIVEIHKKAKSGEDFAQLASQYSDDKSSAKKGGELPWFGTGRMVPEFENASFQLLSKSDISEPFQTRFGWHIVKMVDKKEIPTFEEMKSELKNKISKDSRSQLGRVVLISKIKKEYGFKENIKNRDELVKYIDSTFFIGEWKASSAKSLSKPLFTIGQSSFTQKDFVAYLDANQSKRPDVTVQVVVILLYNSFVENEIISYEESRLEQKYPEFKALMQEYRDGILLFELTDRMVWSKAVNDTVGLEAFYQENKNNFMWNERVKATIYSNSDNTIAKQTRKIVSQSKKKGYSSDDIVKMVNINSQLSLKAESGKFQKGENDIIDIVTWAPGISQDINKDSRVVFVQVHEKLAPVPKTLKESRGMVTAEYQSYLEKQWIKELKAKYPVTINKEVLSLIK, from the coding sequence ATGAAAAAATTAATTGTTTTAACCGGGGTTGTATTTTTAACTTGTTTTTCTTTATTTGTCATTGCACAGGAAAAGGACCCGGTTTTAATGACTATCGGAGATAAGAAGGTGAACTTCTCTGAATTCATGAATGTTTATAATAAAAACTCTAACAGGCAGATTCCAGGTGATGAAAAATCATTGGAGGAATATCTTGAACTTTTTGTTAATTTCAAACTAAAGGTTAAAGAAGCAGAATCTCTTGGACTTGATACTACTTCTGCTTTTATTAATGAATTGGCTGGTTATAGAAAACAACTGTCCCAACCCTACCTTACAGATAATGCAGTTAATGATAATTTGCTTTCTGAGGCTTACGAAAGGCATAAAATTGAAATAAGCGCTAGTCATATTTTGGTAAATGTAAGTGAAACAGCTCTTCCAAAAGATACCCTTGCTGCGTATATGAAAATTATTAAAACCCGGGAGCGAATATTAAAAGGTGAGGATTTCGGGGAATTGGCTAAGAGAGTTTCTGAAGATCCATCTGCTAAGGAAAATAGCGGTAATCTTGGATATTTTACTGCAATGCAAATGGTATATCCTTTTGAAACAGCAGCATTCATTACAGCCGTTGGAGAAGTTTCCATGCCCGTTAGGACTCGTTTTGGCTATCATTTAGTTAAAGTACTTGATAAAAGGACTGCAAGGGGACAAATTCTTGTTGCACACATAATGGTTGAAAACCCAAAGGAAGGATCAGGTCAGGATCCAGAGGCTGCAAAATCAAAAATAGTTGAAATTCATAAAAAGGCAAAAAGCGGAGAAGATTTTGCTCAGTTGGCATCCCAATACTCTGATGACAAAAGTAGTGCAAAGAAAGGTGGAGAATTACCTTGGTTTGGAACCGGAAGAATGGTTCCGGAATTTGAAAATGCCTCCTTTCAACTTTTAAGCAAAAGTGATATTTCAGAGCCTTTTCAAACAAGGTTCGGATGGCATATTGTTAAAATGGTCGATAAAAAAGAAATCCCCACATTCGAGGAAATGAAATCTGAATTGAAAAACAAAATTTCAAAAGATTCCAGATCACAGTTAGGCAGAGTAGTGTTGATATCGAAAATTAAAAAAGAATATGGCTTCAAAGAAAATATTAAGAACAGAGATGAACTAGTAAAATACATTGATTCAACCTTTTTTATTGGTGAGTGGAAGGCTAGCAGTGCAAAATCATTATCTAAACCTTTATTTACAATTGGCCAAAGTTCATTTACACAAAAGGATTTTGTTGCTTATCTTGATGCCAATCAAAGTAAAAGACCTGATGTTACGGTTCAAGTTGTTGTTATCCTCCTTTACAATTCTTTTGTTGAAAATGAAATTATTTCATATGAAGAAAGCAGGCTGGAGCAAAAATATCCTGAATTTAAAGCCCTGATGCAGGAATACAGAGATGGTATTTTATTGTTTGAACTAACCGACAGAATGGTATGGTCAAAAGCTGTTAATGATACAGTAGGATTGGAGGCTTTTTACCAGGAAAATAAAAACAATTTTATGTGGAATGAGCGTGTTAAAGCCACCATTTATTCAAATTCTGATAATACTATTGCAAAGCAAACAAGAAAAATAGTATCTCAATCAAAAAAGAAAGGTTATTCCTCTGATGATATTGTAAAAATGGTAAATATCAATTCTCAATTAAGTCTAAAGGCCGAATCAGGAAAATTTCAAAAAGGAGAGAATGATATAATTGATATTGTAACATGGGCTCCAGGTATTTCACAGGACATTAATAAAGATAGCAGAGTAGTTTTTGTACAGGTTCATGAAAAACTTGCACCGGTACCTAAAACACTAAAAGAATCAAGAGGTATGGTAACTGCAGAATATCAGTCATATCTTGAAAAGCAATGGATAAAGGAACTTAAGGCCAAATACCCTGTAACAATTAACAAGGAAGTACTTTCATTAATTAAATAA
- the guaB gene encoding IMP dehydrogenase — protein MSLHIEKFLGEGLTYDDVLLVPAYSEVLPRDVNISSFFTKKIKLNTPIVSAAMDTVTEHAMAIAIAQDGGIGVLHKNMSIAAQADQVRKVKRSESGMIQDPITLPVNAVVADALNIMKEHKIGGIPVISEKRELVGIVTNRDLRFEKNMARPVKEVMTSENIITTSDGKDLMNAENILQEYKIEKLPVVDKNNVLIGLITYKDIIKTKIRPNACKDELGRLRVAAAVGVTHDVMDRVQALVKAGVDAVIIDTAHGHSKGVVDTLKKVKAAYPDLQVVVGNIATPEAAVMLAEAGADGVKVGIGPGSICTTRVIAGVGVPQLTAVYEVAKALKKFNVPVIADGGIRFTGDIVKALAGGASTIMAGSLFAGVEESPGETIIYEGRKFKSYRGMGSIEAMQQGSKDRYFQDAEEDIKKLVPEGISGRVPYKGNLSEVIYQFIGGLRAGMGYCGAGDIESLQNAKFIRITAAGVRESHPHDVIITREAPNYSR, from the coding sequence ATGTCTTTACATATTGAAAAATTTTTAGGGGAAGGATTAACTTATGACGATGTTCTATTAGTTCCTGCCTATTCCGAAGTACTTCCAAGAGATGTAAATATCTCTTCTTTTTTTACAAAGAAAATAAAACTGAATACTCCGATTGTTTCTGCAGCCATGGATACTGTTACTGAGCATGCAATGGCAATTGCAATTGCCCAGGATGGAGGCATAGGTGTTTTACATAAAAACATGAGTATTGCTGCTCAAGCCGATCAGGTAAGAAAAGTAAAACGATCGGAAAGTGGAATGATTCAGGACCCCATTACTTTGCCGGTAAATGCAGTTGTTGCAGATGCCTTGAATATAATGAAAGAACATAAAATAGGAGGCATTCCTGTTATTTCCGAAAAAAGGGAACTTGTTGGAATTGTTACAAACCGAGATTTGCGGTTTGAAAAAAACATGGCAAGGCCTGTTAAGGAGGTTATGACCAGCGAAAATATTATTACTACTAGTGATGGTAAGGATTTGATGAATGCTGAAAATATATTGCAGGAGTACAAGATCGAGAAACTTCCTGTGGTAGACAAAAACAATGTTCTTATTGGGTTAATTACTTATAAGGATATTATAAAAACCAAGATAAGGCCAAATGCTTGCAAGGATGAACTTGGAAGGCTCCGTGTTGCAGCAGCAGTTGGGGTTACTCATGATGTAATGGATAGGGTTCAGGCTTTGGTTAAGGCTGGTGTTGATGCGGTAATTATTGATACTGCCCATGGGCATTCAAAAGGAGTTGTAGATACTCTTAAGAAGGTAAAAGCTGCATATCCTGATTTACAGGTGGTTGTTGGAAATATTGCTACCCCCGAAGCCGCTGTAATGCTTGCCGAGGCAGGGGCAGATGGGGTTAAAGTAGGAATAGGTCCTGGTTCTATTTGTACTACAAGAGTAATTGCAGGTGTGGGTGTTCCTCAGCTTACTGCAGTTTACGAAGTTGCAAAAGCATTAAAGAAATTTAATGTTCCTGTTATTGCTGATGGAGGTATTCGCTTTACAGGAGACATTGTAAAAGCCCTGGCTGGAGGAGCAAGCACAATAATGGCTGGCTCATTGTTTGCCGGTGTGGAAGAATCACCCGGTGAAACTATTATTTATGAAGGCAGGAAATTTAAATCCTATAGAGGCATGGGCTCCATTGAAGCAATGCAGCAAGGTTCTAAAGATAGGTATTTTCAGGACGCTGAAGAGGACATTAAAAAGCTGGTTCCTGAAGGAATTTCGGGAAGAGTTCCATATAAAGGTAACCTTTCCGAGGTGATTTATCAATTTATTGGTGGTTTAAGAGCAGGAATGGGATATTGCGGTGCAGGAGATATAGAGAGCCTGCAAAATGCAAAATTCATTCGAATTACTGCTGCCGGAGTAAGGGAGAGTCATCCTCATGATGTAATTATTACAAGGGAAGCTCCCAATTACAGCAGGTAA
- a CDS encoding FKBP-type peptidyl-prolyl cis-trans isomerase, translating to MSLLNKEFTTESGLTYKIIHEGKGIRAKAGDMVFVHYTGKLTNDTVFDSSLFRNQPFKFKLGTGQVIKGWDEGIALLNVGDKAIFTIPSKLGYGERNMGKIPSNSTLIFEVELLSIVEKPKPFDVKGKDTITTSSGLKYIKINETKGAAATAGSNVYVHYTGYLSDGSVFDSSVERGEPFTFQLGQGRVIAGWDEGIAKLKVGEKAQLIVPHTLGYGERGFPPVIPENALLIFDVELIDVKVADSHQHRPGDGHNH from the coding sequence ATGTCTTTATTAAATAAAGAATTCACAACAGAATCGGGGCTAACCTATAAAATCATTCATGAGGGCAAAGGCATTCGTGCAAAAGCAGGTGATATGGTTTTCGTTCATTATACCGGTAAATTAACCAACGATACTGTTTTTGACAGTTCACTCTTTAGGAACCAACCCTTTAAATTTAAACTTGGTACAGGTCAGGTAATTAAAGGATGGGATGAGGGAATTGCTCTTTTGAACGTAGGTGATAAAGCGATTTTCACTATTCCTTCTAAATTAGGTTATGGTGAACGAAACATGGGGAAAATTCCTTCAAACTCAACCTTGATTTTTGAAGTTGAGCTCCTTAGCATTGTTGAAAAACCAAAACCTTTTGATGTAAAAGGAAAAGATACAATTACCACTTCATCTGGACTTAAATATATTAAAATCAATGAAACTAAGGGAGCAGCTGCTACTGCGGGAAGCAATGTTTATGTACATTACACAGGTTATTTATCCGATGGGTCTGTTTTTGATTCTTCCGTTGAAAGAGGCGAACCATTTACCTTTCAATTGGGGCAGGGTAGAGTAATTGCAGGATGGGATGAAGGAATAGCTAAGCTTAAAGTAGGTGAAAAGGCACAATTAATTGTGCCACATACTCTTGGATATGGTGAAAGAGGATTTCCACCAGTAATTCCTGAAAATGCTCTACTTATTTTTGATGTTGAATTAATTGATGTAAAAGTAGCTGATTCCCACCAACACCGACCTGGTGATGGACATAACCATTAA
- a CDS encoding FKBP-type peptidyl-prolyl cis-trans isomerase, producing the protein MSQLTAYLEKNNIVQTPTPKGLYYIETVKGTGKKAEKGKMVKVNYTGRLLDGTVFDTSVESEAKKANVFDPQRPYAPLDFQLGAGMVIQGWDEGISYMNVGGKATLIIPSNLAYGESGAGGIIPPNTTLVFEVELKEVN; encoded by the coding sequence ATGAGTCAATTAACCGCATATCTGGAAAAGAATAATATTGTTCAAACACCAACACCCAAAGGACTTTATTATATTGAAACAGTAAAAGGAACTGGAAAAAAGGCGGAAAAAGGTAAAATGGTAAAGGTTAATTATACCGGAAGACTTCTGGACGGAACTGTTTTTGATACAAGTGTTGAAAGCGAGGCTAAAAAAGCCAATGTTTTTGATCCTCAGAGACCTTATGCACCCTTAGATTTTCAATTAGGTGCCGGAATGGTTATTCAAGGATGGGATGAAGGTATTTCCTACATGAATGTTGGAGGTAAGGCTACATTAATAATACCATCAAATCTTGCCTATGGTGAAAGTGGTGCAGGTGGAATTATTCCTCCTAATACCACTCTTGTTTTTGAAGTTGAATTAAAGGAAGTTAATTAA
- a CDS encoding FKBP-type peptidyl-prolyl cis-trans isomerase: MSKYTRYSFCLLIVVFSSCFSKPQGFLQTSSGLKYKFFHLGTGNLPKQFDYLRIKYQAIPINQNKNSIAVTHEKFFQLNFNYPESLIEEALTMLNKGDSAAFIFPFDEAARFFIIDSVGKPKKVILNIKIVEIIPAEKYLKHQIELKEWVNHKSDHEHKILKKYIKENNISESSYSDGIYLIFEKKGEGKKITQGMKVSINYRGSFLNGEVFDDTFADKKSFDLTLGTSEQVISGLEIAIKKMNNGGKAKIIIPSHFGFGESGSSTGIIPPNTTLIYEVEILRVNN; the protein is encoded by the coding sequence GTGTCTAAATATACTCGTTATAGCTTTTGCCTTTTAATTGTTGTTTTTTCTTCTTGCTTTTCCAAGCCGCAAGGCTTTTTACAAACATCATCTGGTTTAAAATACAAGTTTTTTCATTTGGGAACTGGTAATTTGCCTAAGCAGTTTGATTACCTTAGAATAAAATATCAAGCAATTCCAATTAATCAAAATAAAAATTCCATTGCAGTTACCCATGAAAAATTTTTCCAGTTAAATTTCAATTATCCAGAAAGCCTGATTGAAGAAGCCCTTACAATGTTAAACAAGGGAGACAGTGCTGCGTTTATTTTTCCCTTTGATGAGGCTGCACGTTTTTTTATTATTGATTCGGTGGGCAAACCTAAGAAGGTTATCCTAAACATTAAAATTGTTGAAATTATTCCAGCAGAAAAATACCTTAAACACCAAATCGAATTAAAAGAATGGGTAAATCATAAAAGTGATCACGAACATAAAATTTTAAAAAAATACATTAAAGAAAATAATATTTCAGAATCATCCTATTCAGATGGGATATATTTGATTTTTGAAAAAAAAGGTGAAGGAAAAAAAATAACACAAGGGATGAAGGTTTCTATAAATTATAGGGGTTCATTCTTAAATGGAGAAGTATTTGACGATACCTTTGCGGATAAAAAATCTTTTGATTTAACTTTAGGTACTTCCGAACAGGTAATTAGCGGGTTGGAGATTGCAATAAAAAAAATGAATAATGGAGGAAAAGCGAAAATAATTATACCTTCGCATTTTGGTTTTGGGGAAAGTGGTTCCTCAACAGGAATTATTCCACCGAACACAACTTTAATATACGAAGTTGAGATTTTAAGAGTTAATAATTAG
- a CDS encoding FKBP-type peptidyl-prolyl cis-trans isomerase, producing the protein MIYRFHTIVLVFMLAVTLSDCSENQSNNKNRPTEAEYKEKLIAANKNMVKKDDEQIKNYIKLHKIPMQESGTGLRYFISGKGIGEKAKTGQYATLNFKLTLLDGTLCYSSDENGPEEFLIGQANVESGLHEGITYMRVGEKGVFILPPHLAHGLLGDENKIPQRATLVYNVELLSLR; encoded by the coding sequence ATGATTTATCGTTTTCATACCATAGTCCTCGTTTTTATGCTTGCTGTCACTCTTTCGGATTGTTCTGAAAATCAATCAAATAATAAAAACAGACCCACAGAAGCTGAGTATAAGGAAAAGTTGATAGCTGCTAATAAGAACATGGTCAAAAAAGATGACGAGCAAATAAAAAATTATATTAAGTTGCATAAAATTCCTATGCAGGAATCCGGTACTGGTTTAAGGTATTTTATTTCAGGCAAGGGGATAGGAGAAAAAGCCAAAACAGGACAATACGCTACTTTGAATTTTAAATTAACGCTTCTTGATGGTACTTTATGCTATTCATCTGATGAAAATGGTCCGGAAGAATTTTTAATCGGTCAGGCTAATGTTGAAAGTGGATTGCATGAAGGCATAACTTATATGCGTGTTGGAGAAAAGGGAGTTTTTATATTGCCACCACATTTGGCTCACGGTCTTTTGGGTGATGAAAATAAAATTCCTCAAAGAGCAACACTTGTTTATAATGTTGAACTTTTAAGTTTACGTTGA
- a CDS encoding bifunctional oligoribonuclease/PAP phosphatase NrnA, whose protein sequence is MNKKDINKVSATLSIPRNIVIVTHKNPDGDAIGSSLALYNYLQIKGHHVTVITPNDYPDFLKWLNGNNKVINFETKAKKAKEIISKANVVFCLDFNSLKRIDELGEVIGISDAIKIIIDHHLEPEDFADVTISDTFASSTAQMVYEFIVAMGDKDIINKAIADAIYLGIMTDTGSFRFSSVTALTHHVIAHLIEAGADNSMVHEKVYDTNTESRLKLLGYCLSEKLKVFEEFHTALITLTKDELQRFNYKKGDTEGFVNYPLSIEGIKMTAFFTEGEEYIRISFRSKGDFSVNELSKNHFNGGGHGNAAGGMSELTMDETVLKFISLLPQYRNALQS, encoded by the coding sequence TTGAACAAAAAAGATATAAATAAAGTAAGTGCTACCTTATCCATTCCCCGGAATATTGTTATTGTAACACATAAAAACCCCGATGGGGATGCAATAGGCTCTTCGCTTGCCTTATATAATTATTTGCAAATTAAAGGCCACCATGTTACTGTTATAACACCAAATGATTATCCTGATTTTTTAAAATGGCTCAACGGTAATAATAAAGTTATTAATTTTGAAACTAAAGCTAAAAAGGCAAAAGAAATAATAAGCAAAGCGAATGTTGTTTTTTGCCTTGATTTTAATTCATTAAAAAGAATTGATGAATTAGGAGAAGTTATCGGTATTAGTGATGCCATTAAAATCATTATTGATCATCACCTAGAACCCGAGGACTTTGCAGATGTAACTATTTCGGACACCTTTGCTAGTTCTACAGCTCAAATGGTTTATGAATTTATTGTAGCAATGGGTGATAAAGATATTATAAATAAGGCCATAGCTGACGCCATCTATCTAGGTATTATGACCGATACCGGATCATTCCGTTTTTCTTCAGTTACAGCCCTAACCCATCATGTAATTGCTCATTTAATTGAAGCTGGAGCAGATAATTCAATGGTTCATGAAAAAGTATATGACACCAATACTGAAAGCAGATTAAAATTATTGGGCTATTGCCTGAGTGAAAAGCTCAAGGTTTTTGAAGAATTCCATACCGCTTTAATTACCTTAACTAAAGATGAGTTGCAAAGATTCAATTATAAAAAAGGGGATACTGAAGGCTTTGTAAATTATCCTTTATCTATTGAAGGAATAAAAATGACTGCTTTTTTTACTGAAGGCGAGGAATATATCCGTATTTCATTTCGTTCAAAAGGTGATTTTTCGGTAAATGAACTTTCCAAAAACCACTTCAATGGTGGTGGACATGGCAATGCGGCAGGAGGTATGTCTGAACTAACAATGGATGAAACAGTTTTAAAGTTCATTTCCTTGTTACCACAATACAGAAACGCGCTTCAAAGTTAA
- a CDS encoding nucleoside-diphosphate kinase — MATNRTFTMIKPDAVENGYIGGILDMITGAGFRIVAMKYTKLTKDAAGSFYEVHKERPFYGELVSYMSAGAIVAAILEKDNAVADFRKLIGATNPADAEEGTIRKKYAKSIAANAVHGSDSDENAQNEGNFFFSMLERH, encoded by the coding sequence ATGGCAACTAACAGAACATTTACAATGATAAAACCAGATGCGGTTGAAAACGGATACATCGGTGGAATCTTAGACATGATTACCGGGGCTGGTTTTCGCATCGTGGCAATGAAATATACCAAATTAACAAAAGATGCAGCAGGTAGTTTTTATGAAGTTCATAAAGAAAGACCATTTTATGGAGAGCTTGTTTCTTATATGTCAGCAGGAGCAATTGTGGCAGCTATTCTAGAAAAAGACAATGCGGTTGCTGACTTTCGTAAATTAATTGGAGCAACTAACCCTGCCGATGCTGAAGAAGGAACAATCCGGAAAAAATATGCTAAATCTATTGCTGCTAATGCCGTTCATGGTTCCGACAGTGATGAAAACGCACAAAATGAAGGCAACTTCTTCTTTTCTATGTTGGAAAGACATTAA
- a CDS encoding DUF721 domain-containing protein — protein MKRSSNQQSIGEAITDFLKRFRIDVKLAEVSAVASWEKLMGVTVAKRTKEIVIKNKTLYLKIESSALKDELSYSKEKIKDLINKEAGMVVVENVDIR, from the coding sequence ATGAAAAGAAGCAGCAATCAGCAATCTATAGGAGAGGCCATTACGGATTTTTTGAAACGATTTCGTATAGATGTTAAGTTAGCAGAAGTATCTGCTGTGGCATCCTGGGAAAAATTAATGGGGGTTACTGTAGCAAAACGGACCAAAGAAATAGTCATAAAAAATAAAACCCTTTATTTGAAAATTGAATCATCTGCATTAAAGGATGAATTATCTTATTCAAAAGAAAAGATAAAGGATTTGATTAATAAGGAGGCGGGAATGGTTGTAGTTGAAAATGTGGATATCCGTTAA
- a CDS encoding DNA replication/repair protein RecF, whose product MQLHKLFLINFKNYSEADINFSAKFNCFVGDNGQGKTNLLDAIHYLSFCKSFFNPIDSQNILNDAPFFVIQGEFINEENTENIYCGLKRNEKKKFKRNQKEYSKLADHIGLIPLVLISPADAELITDGSEFRRKFMDSAIAQHNKTYLEKLITYNKILSQRNALLKNFNEKRYFDKDSLEIWDAQLITAGEYINKKRGAFIREFLPLFQKFYIHISGNNETVGIEYESKLNENSFQSLLLESLPKDRNVLYTTCGIHKDDLVFKINEFPIKKMGSQGQQKTFLLALKLAQFEYLKKIKKSLPLLLLDDIFDKLDQKRVARLMEIVGSDDFGQIFITDTNSQRISEILFNLQLPFKTFKIDKGTVVEELKTSTI is encoded by the coding sequence ATGCAGCTCCACAAGCTTTTTCTGATCAATTTTAAAAATTATTCCGAAGCGGATATTAATTTCTCTGCTAAGTTTAATTGTTTTGTGGGAGATAATGGCCAAGGAAAAACAAATTTATTGGACGCCATTCATTATTTAAGCTTTTGTAAGAGCTTTTTTAATCCCATTGATTCTCAAAATATTTTAAATGATGCCCCTTTCTTTGTAATACAGGGAGAATTTATTAATGAAGAAAATACTGAAAACATATATTGTGGATTGAAGCGTAATGAAAAGAAAAAATTTAAACGCAACCAAAAGGAATACAGTAAACTAGCAGATCATATTGGACTCATTCCTTTAGTTTTGATTTCACCTGCTGATGCTGAACTTATTACAGATGGAAGTGAGTTCAGACGGAAATTCATGGATAGTGCCATTGCTCAGCACAACAAAACTTACCTTGAAAAGCTAATTACCTATAATAAAATACTAAGTCAAAGGAACGCTTTACTGAAGAATTTTAACGAAAAAAGATACTTTGATAAGGATTCCCTTGAAATCTGGGATGCACAACTCATCACTGCCGGGGAATACATTAATAAAAAAAGAGGTGCTTTTATCAGGGAGTTTCTTCCACTTTTTCAAAAATTTTACATTCATATTTCTGGCAATAATGAAACAGTAGGGATTGAATACGAATCAAAATTAAATGAAAACAGTTTTCAAAGCCTTCTTTTGGAAAGTCTTCCAAAGGATCGCAATGTTTTATATACTACTTGTGGTATTCACAAAGACGATCTTGTATTTAAAATTAATGAGTTTCCAATAAAAAAGATGGGCTCCCAGGGTCAGCAAAAAACATTCTTGCTGGCATTAAAGCTAGCCCAGTTCGAATACCTTAAAAAAATAAAAAAGTCGCTACCTTTGCTTTTGCTTGATGATATATTTGATAAGCTTGATCAAAAAAGGGTTGCCAGGCTCATGGAAATAGTTGGTTCGGATGATTTTGGCCAAATTTTTATTACGGATACAAACAGTCAGCGTATTTCTGAAATTTTATTTAATTTGCAACTGCCATTTAAAACGTTCAAAATAGATAAAGGAACTGTAGTGGAGGAGCTTAAAACAAGTACTATTTAA
- a CDS encoding tetratricopeptide repeat protein: MSKKNEEQIIDVEETLSSWEKKLEENKKSYSIILGSIVAIVVLYFAWAKLYVAPQEAEAQSYMFYAERYFTKDSLDKAMFGDGNHLGFNDIIDDYGVTSAANLSQYYMGIGYLRKGEFQNAINHLEKFSSDDQMLSSISQGAIGDAYAEMGKLEDAVDNYLSAADKNSNKFTSPIYLMRAGIVYEELGNFSKAVEVYSKIKENYPDTNEGREIEKYIARAQSAIAAK; this comes from the coding sequence ATGTCTAAAAAGAATGAAGAACAAATAATAGATGTTGAAGAAACATTAAGCTCCTGGGAGAAAAAATTAGAGGAGAACAAAAAAAGCTATAGTATTATACTTGGCTCTATAGTAGCCATTGTGGTTTTATATTTTGCCTGGGCAAAGTTATATGTCGCGCCACAAGAGGCAGAGGCTCAATCTTACATGTTTTATGCCGAGCGTTATTTCACAAAAGATTCGCTGGATAAAGCTATGTTTGGGGATGGAAATCACCTTGGTTTTAATGACATTATAGACGATTACGGAGTAACCTCTGCAGCAAACCTTTCTCAATATTACATGGGAATTGGTTATTTGAGAAAAGGTGAATTCCAAAACGCGATTAATCATCTTGAAAAATTTAGTTCTGATGATCAAATGTTAAGTTCTATCTCACAAGGAGCAATAGGTGATGCTTATGCCGAAATGGGAAAATTAGAGGATGCTGTTGATAATTACTTAAGCGCGGCAGACAAAAACAGCAACAAGTTCACCTCGCCTATTTATTTAATGAGGGCCGGAATTGTTTATGAAGAACTTGGCAATTTCAGCAAAGCTGTGGAAGTATACAGTAAAATAAAAGAAAATTATCCTGATACAAATGAGGGAAGAGAAATAGAAAAATACATTGCAAGAGCACAATCCGCAATTGCAGCAAAATAA
- a CDS encoding 6,7-dimethyl-8-ribityllumazine synthase: protein MATALKNLSDFSHTQVPSALGMRFGIVVAEWNAEITNALAKGAIDALLKYGAVKKEISIKYVPGAYELALGAQFFLEFEQPDAVICLGCVIQGDTKHFDFICEAASMGIKDLNLKYNTPVIFGVLTPNTYEQAQERAGGIHGNKGEEAAVTAIKMSTLKRSFKI, encoded by the coding sequence TTGGCAACAGCACTAAAAAACCTTTCAGATTTCAGTCATACCCAAGTTCCATCTGCCCTTGGTATGCGTTTTGGAATTGTTGTGGCCGAATGGAATGCTGAAATAACAAATGCTCTTGCCAAAGGTGCTATTGATGCGCTTTTAAAATATGGAGCTGTTAAAAAAGAGATAAGTATTAAATATGTGCCCGGAGCTTATGAATTAGCTCTGGGTGCACAATTTTTCCTGGAATTCGAACAACCTGATGCAGTCATTTGTCTTGGTTGTGTAATACAAGGAGATACCAAACATTTTGATTTTATTTGTGAGGCCGCCTCAATGGGTATTAAAGATTTGAATCTAAAATATAACACTCCGGTTATTTTCGGAGTTTTAACCCCTAACACATACGAACAAGCTCAAGAAAGGGCAGGAGGAATTCACGGAAACAAAGGTGAAGAAGCCGCAGTTACTGCCATTAAAATGAGCACGCTTAAAAGGAGTTTTAAAATTTAA
- a CDS encoding GNAT family N-acetyltransferase encodes MINLKKFISINSDLALFAFDIRKKVFVQEQHVRAEDEFDEFEKFSQHYLAFHDGTPVGTARWRHTQNGIKLERFAVLEEFRSKKIGHCILKEILKDVVPFRKRIYLHAQLPAVKFYKRQKFIEEGEIFHECNIAHYTMNYMGKTKK; translated from the coding sequence ATGATTAACCTTAAAAAGTTCATTAGCATTAACTCTGATCTTGCCTTATTCGCTTTTGATATCCGAAAGAAAGTATTTGTCCAGGAACAGCATGTTAGAGCAGAGGATGAGTTTGATGAATTTGAAAAATTCTCACAGCACTATCTTGCTTTTCATGATGGAACTCCTGTGGGCACTGCACGTTGGAGGCATACTCAAAACGGAATCAAACTGGAAAGGTTTGCCGTACTTGAAGAATTTAGAAGTAAGAAAATAGGCCATTGTATTTTAAAAGAAATTTTAAAAGATGTTGTACCTTTTCGAAAAAGAATTTATCTGCATGCCCAACTTCCCGCAGTAAAATTTTATAAACGTCAGAAATTTATAGAAGAAGGAGAAATTTTTCACGAATGCAACATAGCTCATTATACAATGAACTATATGGGTAAAACCAAAAAATAG